Within Lagopus muta isolate bLagMut1 chromosome 1, bLagMut1 primary, whole genome shotgun sequence, the genomic segment TTCTGCTGTGTATTTGTTAGTACTGAGAACAAAGCCAGGGATTCCTTGTATCAACAGACTTAAGGAATCCCAAGGCATATgcatacaaaaagaaatcttagaataacctcaaaaaaataaaagaagaaaatgccgAAGCACGTGTTCTAGCTATGAGATTTGAAGCAATCATCTTGTGATGTAACATAATGAAAAATCTCACAGGTAatgcaagatcatctagtagATTccatcatgattttttttcttcagaaaaaattCTGTTAAAATTCAGGGTTAGATTTTCTTCATTGGAAAGATGGATCTTTCCTCATgcagttgtttttctccttcttttcaaaCACTTTGAAAGTAGTAACACCCTACCTTATAAAAATATGATGCCTCATTTAAATTCTACTTTAACAGAGGCTTACAAATGCAGTGGCGGAGATGTGACAGAAATAATCTCAGAGCTAATGTTATagtttgtgatttttatttctccacAAAGAGTGGGATGCTATTACATACATCATGTTGTTGATGTGATTGGTTTTGAAAATCCTAGGTGATTTTTCTATTAGGTGAACTCTCTCCAATTCCACTGCTGGGTTTTGTTGCTTTACATATGGGCATTCTATTTAGTTTTGCATGTCATTTTTATATGCAATTAAACTGGAAAACCACAAGGCTATCAATTTCATCAAGATCAATTAagatatttgcttttcatttgttaaTTAAAGAAGCTGATCACTGTTTGGTTTCacatgatttattttatatgtttttaacTAATTAATAAGACATATCTGAATATTGGGAGTGGAGTAGTTTGTGGGGTTCGTTACCTTCCTGCCCAGTAGAAAGGTTTATTGGGGTAGTCTTCATTTATGTTATTACGTTCAAGAAAGCACACATTAAGAGCTTATTTCAGTATTATATATAACTTATTCTCCAAACCACTTGGTAGGGTTACTTAGTATTTGCACTGATGCTGTTGTCCTGAATTCTTCTCACTGTTTTCTAGCTGAAGAGATAAAAAAACTGCGGAAACAACTGGATGAACTCCAAAAGGAAAATGGGAGATACATCGAACTTCTGAAAGCCAATGATATTTGCCTGTATGATGATCCTACGATCCACTGGAAGGGGAATCTCAAAAATGCAAAGGTCTCAGTTGTTATTCCTAGTGATCAAGTTCAAAAGAACATTATCGTCTATTCAAATGGGAGTCAACCCAGCGGAAATAACCAGGGAGCATCTGTCCAGGGAATAACGTTTAATGTTGGTCATaatttacaaaagcaaacagccaaTGTTGTTCCAGTCCAGAGAACTTGCAACCTAGTGACTCCTGTGACCATTTCTGGTATTTACcctgcagaaaacaaaccacGGTCTCAGAGTACAGTTTCTCCACTGGCACCCACTCAGGTGGTTCCAGCAGGGAACGCTGTTGAACTTTCCATCACAGAAAATGAGCAAGGTGTGCTCGCTGCTACCAGCTCACAGAACGCTTCTCAATCCGGAACAGAACAGGGCCTACAGTGTTCTTCAGGTAACGCACTGCAGAATGGTCAAAGTCTCCCCAAAAGTAAAAATGATGAAGGTGGCTCGAagtcaacaaagaaaacagtcgTGCAGGGAATCAGCCTTCCTTCCAGTGCCTCCATGGAAGCTGAGAAAGTTCAACACGTAAATGCAACCAGCTCAAAAACACCTAATTCTAGGAACGAATTTCAGGAAAGCTCTGTAATTTCAACTACTGGCACAGCTGTTGTGCCATCTGTGAGACTGTCTGCTGCAGATagtttttcctctgtaaatGTTCTCAAAAGTACAAACTTAATAAGTAGTGCTGACATGCCCGtgacttctgcagcagaaggaatgaAGGCTGTAACTGTAATAAGCACTCTGCCTGCCAGTCCCCTGGAGAACTGCTGGTCTTTTTCAGGCTCTACAGGTGTTGTCCCGTCAGACTTGAAAAATATGAGTAGCCTTACACGGATGCCTTCAGCTGGAAACACACAGACCACATGGACAACTTTGCAGCTAGCAGGAAATACTGTCCAGCCACTAAGCCAAACACCATCCAGTATAATGACCGCGCTGCTAAGTGAGCCAGTTAACGGGGCTAGTACCGTatctcctgctcacagcagacCTTTGACAACGAGCATTAGTTTGAATACTTCTCTGCCTATAGATGGGCAGGCAGCTGAACAGATTGTAGTTACCTTGCCCTCATGCCCATCCCTACCTATGCAGCCATTAATCAGCCAACCACAGGTTAAAACTCAGGCTGCAGGAAGTATCCTTCCATTAAATTCAACTATGCAGGTAATTCAGATGGCTCAGCCGGTTGCGTCAGCTGTGACAGGAGCACCAGCGAACCAGAATGTCATCATTCTCCAGCCTCCAAACACTGCTCCGTGTCCTCCAATTGTCAGAGCAGAAGTTCCTAGCCAGAATGTCAGTCAACAAATTGTAATTATTCAAGCTGCTAGTCAGaatcctcttcctctcctctctgcccagccttctgcttctctgagaGTTCCTGTGAATGGGCCTGTGGCAGTTGCAAACTCCAACAACTCTGTACAAAATGCCCATCTTCCACAGACTTTTGGAGGAAAACACCTTGTCCATATATTACCAAGGCCATCATCTTTGCCAACTTCTAGCTCTacacaaacattttcagttaCAATGTCAAATCAACAGCATCCCCAAACAATCTCATTAAATGGGCAGCTTTTTGCATTGCAGCCTGTCATGTCTTCATCCGGAGCTTCAAATCAAGCCCCTATGCAAATTATTCAACCCACCACTAGCGAAGATCCAAATACCAATGTTGCTCTCAATACATTTGGTGCTTTAGCTAACCTCAATCAGAGCATATCACAAATGGCTGGACAAAGCTGCTTACACTTGTCTCTCAGCCACCCTACCAATCCCACAACTGTCCATAATCAGATTACCACAGTTAACTGTGTGTCATTACCAGCTTCAGTGCCCCCCTCAGTGCCTCTGGACGGTTCAGTGTTAACTAGTGCATCTAATTCAACAAATGTTTCCCCcaaaaaagctgctgctggttttctgtctaatacaaaatcaaaaaggacaaacaaaaagcagagtaCAAAAAAACACCTAGCTACCAACGTTAAAGTTTCCTGTGCAGCAGTTCCTTGTACAGATGCAGGTAAGACAGACGGTGCTCCTGTAGAAGCTGTGGCAAAACATTCAAAGGGTGAGGAGTTGCCTGAGAACATTCCAGCAGTGTCACAAGCTTTAGCCACGGTGCAGGTGACCGGTGCAAGTATTTCTCCTTCCAAAGAAGCTGAGTGCTCAGAGCAAACAGTGGGCTCCTGCCCTGCACCAGAGACAACTTTGGCAGAGCTGCCGGCCCCCTTGCCGTTGCAGCTTGCGGTGTCCGAACGGTTGGCACTGGTCCCACCAACTGCCAGGgatgctgctcctctcctgccAGTGCGTCAGTCTCAGAGCAACCCGCTGACCAGCTCAGCCTCATCAGAGTCTTCCTCCCGCTGTGAGCCCTCTGGCACCTTAACACCCTCTGAAACTGAAGCACATGGGACAAGTTCTCAGGTTTCTGGGGCATCAACAGTGGAGAGCAGCACGGCAGGTCAGACTTCCACTGCAGGAACAACTTCAGAATCCTGCAACGTTCCGCAGGGTTCTTCAGTTGTCATGCAAGATGTGGACTTGTTGGAAGGGCAAGGTCTGACCAAAATGCTGTCTGATCtcacaaaagaaagaacagttgtGGAAAAAAGCTCTTCTTTTGCTGTTCAAGGGGAGCATTCTAATTTTCCCATGGAAAACTCTAAATCAGTGGAATCAAATGTTGATTTGCCTGAGAAGCAGGAACTCTTGTTAATGAACACAGGTGATGCACTCTCCCAGCACCACACCTGCGTTTCTGATCAGGAAGTAGTTAGTGCTGCCCTCATtgccagcaggcaggcagactCCCCGATGTCAACCAGTTCTGGTAGCAGCCGGGGCTTCTCTGTGGCATCAATGTTACCAGATACCACCAGAGAAGATGTTACTAGCAACACGTCAACCAGTACGTGCAACAACTGCACATTTTCAGAACAACCTGACATAGTTGCTCTTGCAGCGAGAGCTATTTTTGACCAGGAAAGCCTTGAGAAAAGTGGAGGAGGAATGCAAGTTAACATGAGGGATGCCGTATCTAAGACAACTGAGGTTGCAACTCTGGAGAGAGAGCAACAGACTTTTAAAACTCTACcagtgaaagaaagcagtgcagGGCCATTAGAAACAGCGCCAAACAAATTCAGTGCCCAGGATACAGTACAAACAAATGTTGGTAGGCAAGTTGAAAAACCAAGCTGTTCTGTAGGAGGTGTGGAAACCTCCAACTCTTCTTTGCAGATTTCAGCTTCCCAGTCACCGAGCATAACCAGTTTAAGTGTGAATAACCTGATACACCAGAGCCGCATCGTCCATCCCCTCGTGAGTTGCTCAAGTTTATCCCAGCCTTCAGAGCCAGCAGGCGTTCCTGCAACTGTGGGTCTCTCTCTTCCATCTGGTTCATATGTCAACCCATCTCCAAGACCAGCTATGATGAGTGAGTATGCTCAGGAACAACTGAACGCTATTAGGGCAAACTCCATGCAAGCTCCTCAGCTGCAGGAATCACGATTAAAGCAGCAAAACCACGAAGGTCGCAAGGACTCTGCCAAGCGGGCTGTTCAGGATGACCTTCTGCTTTCTACAGCAAAGAGACAAAAGCAGTGTCAGACAGCACCTCTAAGGCTTGAAGGGATGGCACTGATGAATCGAACACCAGAGAGTATTGCTGATCAAACACAGATGCTGGTCAGTCAGATGCCTTCTAATTCATCGAGTTCGGTGGCATCCTTGAGCAATCAGGGGCACACAGATGGCCTCAATAGGCTATTCCCATCAAACAGCAACTTTGTAACACCGGCTTTGAGACAAACTGAAGTTCAGTGTAACTCCCAGCCATCAATTTCAGAGCAGCAAGGCACAGGAGGGCAGCATTTGCAGCCAATTCAGCATGTTCCCGCTCAAGGCATATCTCACCTTCACAATAATCATCCCTacttaaagcagcagcaggctggacAATTAAGAGAAAGGCATCACTTGTATCAGCTGCAGCACCATGTCACTCATGGGGAAAGCTCAGTCCACTCACAACCCCACGGCGTCCATCAGCAGCGAACAATACAGCAGGAAGtgcaaatgcaaaagaaaaggaatctcATCCAGGGAACCCAAGCCCCGCAACTTTCTTTACAGCAGAAACACCATGGAAGTGATCAGACACGGCAGAAAGGCGGTCAGCCTCATCCTCACCACcagcaaatgcagcagcagatgcagcagCACTTTGGAGCTTCCCAGCCTGAAAAGAACTGTGAAAATCCTGCAACAAGCAGAAACCATCATAACCACCCTCAGAGCCATATAAATCAGGACATTATGCATCAACAGCAGCAAGAtgtcagcagcaggcagcaaggtTCAGCTTCTGAGCATGTATCAGGGCACAATCCCATGCAGAGGCTGATGACCTCCAGGGGTTTAGAGCCGCAAATGGTATCGCAGGCAAGTATTGTAACCAGGCCGTCAGACATGACCTGCACCCCTCATAGGCAGGAGAGAAACAGAGTTTCCAGCTACTCTGCTGAGGCACTTATTGGGAAGACACCCTCTAATTCAGAGCAGAGAATAGGAATCTCTCTTCAAGGCCCTAGAGTATCTGACCAGCTTGAAATGAGGAGCTATATTGATGTTTCTAGAAATAAAGGGTTGGTTATTCACAATATGCAGGGCCGTATATCCATTGATCATACGGTTGGCTCAGATGTACAACGGCTTTCTGATTGCCAGACGTTTAAGCCAGCAGGACCCAACCAACAACCTGCAGGCAATTTTGATGTGCAGGCCTCAAGAAACAGTGAAATTGGTAATTCTGTGTCGTCCCTCCGGGGCAT encodes:
- the USF3 gene encoding basic helix-loop-helix domain-containing protein USF3 isoform X1, yielding MVPAVGAPPPSPPSPPVLFSETMPEMTENETPTKKQHRKKNRETHNAVERHRKKKINAGINRIGELIPCSPALKQSKNMILDQAFKYITEMKRQNDELLLNGGNNEQAEEIKKLRKQLDELQKENGRYIELLKANDICLYDDPTIHWKGNLKNAKVSVVIPSDQVQKNIIVYSNGSQPSGNNQGASVQGITFNVGHNLQKQTANVVPVQRTCNLVTPVTISGIYPAENKPRSQSTVSPLAPTQVVPAGNAVELSITENEQGVLAATSSQNASQSGTEQGLQCSSGNALQNGQSLPKSKNDEGGSKSTKKTVVQGISLPSSASMEAEKVQHVNATSSKTPNSRNEFQESSVISTTGTAVVPSVRLSAADSFSSVNVLKSTNLISSADMPVTSAAEGMKAVTVISTLPASPLENCWSFSGSTGVVPSDLKNMSSLTRMPSAGNTQTTWTTLQLAGNTVQPLSQTPSSIMTALLSEPVNGASTVSPAHSRPLTTSISLNTSLPIDGQAAEQIVVTLPSCPSLPMQPLISQPQVKTQAAGSILPLNSTMQVIQMAQPVASAVTGAPANQNVIILQPPNTAPCPPIVRAEVPSQNVSQQIVIIQAASQNPLPLLSAQPSASLRVPVNGPVAVANSNNSVQNAHLPQTFGGKHLVHILPRPSSLPTSSSTQTFSVTMSNQQHPQTISLNGQLFALQPVMSSSGASNQAPMQIIQPTTSEDPNTNVALNTFGALANLNQSISQMAGQSCLHLSLSHPTNPTTVHNQITTVNCVSLPASVPPSVPLDGSVLTSASNSTNVSPKKAAAGFLSNTKSKRTNKKQSTKKHLATNVKVSCAAVPCTDAGKTDGAPVEAVAKHSKGEELPENIPAVSQALATVQVTGASISPSKEAECSEQTVGSCPAPETTLAELPAPLPLQLAVSERLALVPPTARDAAPLLPVRQSQSNPLTSSASSESSSRCEPSGTLTPSETEAHGTSSQVSGASTVESSTAGQTSTAGTTSESCNVPQGSSVVMQDVDLLEGQGLTKMLSDLTKERTVVEKSSSFAVQGEHSNFPMENSKSVESNVDLPEKQELLLMNTGDALSQHHTCVSDQEVVSAALIASRQADSPMSTSSGSSRGFSVASMLPDTTREDVTSNTSTSTCNNCTFSEQPDIVALAARAIFDQESLEKSGGGMQVNMRDAVSKTTEVATLEREQQTFKTLPVKESSAGPLETAPNKFSAQDTVQTNVGRQVEKPSCSVGGVETSNSSLQISASQSPSITSLSVNNLIHQSRIVHPLVSCSSLSQPSEPAGVPATVGLSLPSGSYVNPSPRPAMMSEYAQEQLNAIRANSMQAPQLQESRLKQQNHEGRKDSAKRAVQDDLLLSTAKRQKQCQTAPLRLEGMALMNRTPESIADQTQMLVSQMPSNSSSSVASLSNQGHTDGLNRLFPSNSNFVTPALRQTEVQCNSQPSISEQQGTGGQHLQPIQHVPAQGISHLHNNHPYLKQQQAGQLRERHHLYQLQHHVTHGESSVHSQPHGVHQQRTIQQEVQMQKKRNLIQGTQAPQLSLQQKHHGSDQTRQKGGQPHPHHQQMQQQMQQHFGASQPEKNCENPATSRNHHNHPQSHINQDIMHQQQQDVSSRQQGSASEHVSGHNPMQRLMTSRGLEPQMVSQASIVTRPSDMTCTPHRQERNRVSSYSAEALIGKTPSNSEQRIGISLQGPRVSDQLEMRSYIDVSRNKGLVIHNMQGRISIDHTVGSDVQRLSDCQTFKPAGPNQQPAGNFDVQASRNSEIGNSVSSLRGMQSQAFRIGQNTGPPVERQKRLPYQPVQGIPTGNSLPSRENENTCHQSFMQSLLAPNLGDQVSGSQRSIPEHPRNTQCGASSTIEYSCPPARESVHIRRDGDAQNRESCDMSISTINTRNSSLTIPFSTSSSSGDIQGRNTSPNISVQKSNPMRMTDSHGTKSHMNTPVSSNMHGVVRPTHPHPAVSHGNGEQGQPSVRQPNSSVTQRSRHPLQDNNGSKIRQPERNRSGNQRHGNVFDPSLPHLPLSTSSSMILGRQQSAIEKRGSIVRFMSDGPQVSNDNAASDQHTLSQNFGFPFIPEGGMNPPINANTSFIPPVTQPSATRTPALIPVDPQNTLPSFYPPYSPAHPTLSNDISIPYFPNQMFPNPSTEKPSSGGLNNRFGSILSPPRPVGFAQPSFPLLPDMPPMHMTNTSHLSNFNLTSLFPEIATALPPDGSAMSPLLSIANTSASDSSKQPSNRPAHNISHILGHDCSSAV
- the USF3 gene encoding basic helix-loop-helix domain-containing protein USF3 isoform X2, translated to MPEMTENETPTKKQHRKKNRETHNAVERHRKKKINAGINRIGELIPCSPALKQSKNMILDQAFKYITEMKRQNDELLLNGGNNEQAEEIKKLRKQLDELQKENGRYIELLKANDICLYDDPTIHWKGNLKNAKVSVVIPSDQVQKNIIVYSNGSQPSGNNQGASVQGITFNVGHNLQKQTANVVPVQRTCNLVTPVTISGIYPAENKPRSQSTVSPLAPTQVVPAGNAVELSITENEQGVLAATSSQNASQSGTEQGLQCSSGNALQNGQSLPKSKNDEGGSKSTKKTVVQGISLPSSASMEAEKVQHVNATSSKTPNSRNEFQESSVISTTGTAVVPSVRLSAADSFSSVNVLKSTNLISSADMPVTSAAEGMKAVTVISTLPASPLENCWSFSGSTGVVPSDLKNMSSLTRMPSAGNTQTTWTTLQLAGNTVQPLSQTPSSIMTALLSEPVNGASTVSPAHSRPLTTSISLNTSLPIDGQAAEQIVVTLPSCPSLPMQPLISQPQVKTQAAGSILPLNSTMQVIQMAQPVASAVTGAPANQNVIILQPPNTAPCPPIVRAEVPSQNVSQQIVIIQAASQNPLPLLSAQPSASLRVPVNGPVAVANSNNSVQNAHLPQTFGGKHLVHILPRPSSLPTSSSTQTFSVTMSNQQHPQTISLNGQLFALQPVMSSSGASNQAPMQIIQPTTSEDPNTNVALNTFGALANLNQSISQMAGQSCLHLSLSHPTNPTTVHNQITTVNCVSLPASVPPSVPLDGSVLTSASNSTNVSPKKAAAGFLSNTKSKRTNKKQSTKKHLATNVKVSCAAVPCTDAGKTDGAPVEAVAKHSKGEELPENIPAVSQALATVQVTGASISPSKEAECSEQTVGSCPAPETTLAELPAPLPLQLAVSERLALVPPTARDAAPLLPVRQSQSNPLTSSASSESSSRCEPSGTLTPSETEAHGTSSQVSGASTVESSTAGQTSTAGTTSESCNVPQGSSVVMQDVDLLEGQGLTKMLSDLTKERTVVEKSSSFAVQGEHSNFPMENSKSVESNVDLPEKQELLLMNTGDALSQHHTCVSDQEVVSAALIASRQADSPMSTSSGSSRGFSVASMLPDTTREDVTSNTSTSTCNNCTFSEQPDIVALAARAIFDQESLEKSGGGMQVNMRDAVSKTTEVATLEREQQTFKTLPVKESSAGPLETAPNKFSAQDTVQTNVGRQVEKPSCSVGGVETSNSSLQISASQSPSITSLSVNNLIHQSRIVHPLVSCSSLSQPSEPAGVPATVGLSLPSGSYVNPSPRPAMMSEYAQEQLNAIRANSMQAPQLQESRLKQQNHEGRKDSAKRAVQDDLLLSTAKRQKQCQTAPLRLEGMALMNRTPESIADQTQMLVSQMPSNSSSSVASLSNQGHTDGLNRLFPSNSNFVTPALRQTEVQCNSQPSISEQQGTGGQHLQPIQHVPAQGISHLHNNHPYLKQQQAGQLRERHHLYQLQHHVTHGESSVHSQPHGVHQQRTIQQEVQMQKKRNLIQGTQAPQLSLQQKHHGSDQTRQKGGQPHPHHQQMQQQMQQHFGASQPEKNCENPATSRNHHNHPQSHINQDIMHQQQQDVSSRQQGSASEHVSGHNPMQRLMTSRGLEPQMVSQASIVTRPSDMTCTPHRQERNRVSSYSAEALIGKTPSNSEQRIGISLQGPRVSDQLEMRSYIDVSRNKGLVIHNMQGRISIDHTVGSDVQRLSDCQTFKPAGPNQQPAGNFDVQASRNSEIGNSVSSLRGMQSQAFRIGQNTGPPVERQKRLPYQPVQGIPTGNSLPSRENENTCHQSFMQSLLAPNLGDQVSGSQRSIPEHPRNTQCGASSTIEYSCPPARESVHIRRDGDAQNRESCDMSISTINTRNSSLTIPFSTSSSSGDIQGRNTSPNISVQKSNPMRMTDSHGTKSHMNTPVSSNMHGVVRPTHPHPAVSHGNGEQGQPSVRQPNSSVTQRSRHPLQDNNGSKIRQPERNRSGNQRHGNVFDPSLPHLPLSTSSSMILGRQQSAIEKRGSIVRFMSDGPQVSNDNAASDQHTLSQNFGFPFIPEGGMNPPINANTSFIPPVTQPSATRTPALIPVDPQNTLPSFYPPYSPAHPTLSNDISIPYFPNQMFPNPSTEKPSSGGLNNRFGSILSPPRPVGFAQPSFPLLPDMPPMHMTNTSHLSNFNLTSLFPEIATALPPDGSAMSPLLSIANTSASDSSKQPSNRPAHNISHILGHDCSSAV